From Microbacterium sp. LWH11-1.2, one genomic window encodes:
- a CDS encoding N-acyl homoserine lactonase family protein translates to MQQRQLSYKTRPATRTRESAIMSERKTDYSIYSLEFCQGTMPHDFFGGSGLYSNAGTVRIPMLYTLLIGGEVGGKQHVALVDCGFRNDYWLDRYPFQSWESPVEVLAKVDLTPEDIDVILVSHMHFDHMGNFEAFPNAQLYVQFDEYVGWSEAVDLANQMPSDADRAWIFSSFDPTDLARAAKGIADGRIRFVNGDEELLPGVTARLARDSHTFGSQWFKIETQSGPFVVAGDTVYWYSNVEKMWTPGYGQGNDFNLIRLYKTLKEELKDETSRIIPGHDIDIVQRYKSWTTDSGNYVIEVNRRENEASRAPANAGVLLT, encoded by the coding sequence GTGCAGCAACGTCAGCTCTCATACAAGACCAGGCCCGCAACCCGAACCCGAGAAAGCGCCATCATGAGCGAACGCAAGACCGACTACTCGATCTATTCACTTGAGTTCTGTCAGGGCACCATGCCCCATGACTTCTTCGGAGGTTCAGGCCTCTACAGCAATGCAGGAACGGTGCGCATACCGATGCTTTACACCCTCCTGATCGGTGGAGAAGTGGGAGGCAAGCAGCATGTCGCACTCGTGGACTGTGGCTTCCGCAACGACTACTGGCTCGATCGATACCCGTTCCAGAGTTGGGAGAGCCCGGTAGAGGTTCTCGCGAAGGTCGACCTCACCCCGGAGGACATCGACGTCATCCTCGTCTCCCACATGCATTTCGACCACATGGGCAACTTCGAGGCATTCCCCAACGCCCAGCTGTATGTGCAGTTCGACGAGTACGTCGGGTGGTCCGAAGCGGTGGATCTGGCGAACCAGATGCCGAGCGATGCCGACCGCGCATGGATCTTCTCATCGTTCGACCCCACCGACCTGGCCCGTGCGGCCAAGGGCATCGCGGACGGCCGTATCCGCTTCGTCAACGGCGACGAGGAACTGCTCCCGGGAGTGACGGCTCGTCTGGCCCGCGACTCCCACACGTTCGGGTCGCAATGGTTCAAGATCGAGACGCAGAGCGGCCCGTTCGTCGTCGCCGGTGACACCGTGTACTGGTATTCGAACGTCGAGAAGATGTGGACCCCCGGCTATGGTCAGGGCAACGACTTCAACCTCATCAGGCTCTACAAGACGCTCAAGGAAGAACTCAAAGACGAGACGAGCCGGATCATTCCCGGCCACGACATCGACATCGTGCAGCGCTACAAGTCCTGGACGACCGACAGCGGCAACTACGTCATCGAGGTCAACCGACGTGAGAACGAGGCCTCCAGGGCACCTGCGAACGCAGGCGTGCTCCTGACCTGA
- a CDS encoding acyl-CoA dehydrogenase family protein, whose product MNTATTTAEATLLERVTEIFPLVRDAEEIIENERRMPEEITDALYECGMYRAFLPKELGGLEAHPVEWLEAVEALSHVNGSAGWLCMLHTGQTWAGKDAMRRILEDERWIIAGNGGRAGGVARAVEGGYWVSGRWPFSSGSPEATHLFGLCVLHDDNGEVVLSPKDGTPWFVVPYFRREDVTLHDTWDGLGLRGTGSGDFSVDEEVFVPADMVDERGIWGITYGTPHEKGPFIQAAHSAHALGLATAALEELIKQTHLKARRGSYRQLRFATDENLHIAIARSDARIRASRLLQNDVISRAFESAQNNRFIDYELRVLMAEINTFIVHECRDIVNTLFVESGVGGVGAKSRLARIFRDMAVAANHIIIAQNQLPSVGAYWMTRDMEGGPFIDNIEMSAIYPPHPQFADRASIRVDLPTRKRS is encoded by the coding sequence GTGAACACCGCCACAACCACTGCCGAGGCCACGCTTCTCGAGCGCGTGACCGAGATCTTCCCCCTTGTTCGCGATGCCGAGGAGATCATCGAGAACGAGCGGAGGATGCCTGAAGAGATCACCGACGCCCTCTACGAGTGCGGGATGTACCGCGCGTTCCTCCCGAAAGAGCTGGGTGGGCTGGAAGCGCACCCCGTCGAATGGCTCGAAGCCGTCGAGGCGCTCTCCCACGTGAACGGCTCCGCAGGCTGGCTCTGCATGCTGCACACGGGGCAGACCTGGGCCGGAAAGGACGCGATGCGACGCATCCTCGAAGACGAGCGATGGATCATCGCAGGCAACGGAGGCCGCGCCGGCGGAGTCGCGCGCGCCGTGGAGGGAGGCTACTGGGTATCAGGACGCTGGCCGTTCTCGAGTGGATCCCCGGAGGCGACCCATCTTTTCGGCCTGTGCGTGCTCCACGACGACAATGGCGAGGTCGTGCTCTCTCCGAAGGACGGCACTCCGTGGTTCGTCGTTCCCTATTTCCGCCGGGAGGACGTGACTCTCCACGACACCTGGGACGGTCTGGGTCTGCGCGGAACAGGAAGTGGCGACTTCTCGGTCGACGAAGAGGTGTTCGTTCCTGCCGACATGGTGGACGAGCGCGGTATCTGGGGGATCACCTACGGCACGCCGCACGAGAAGGGGCCATTCATCCAGGCCGCACACTCTGCTCATGCGCTCGGGCTGGCAACCGCCGCGCTGGAGGAGCTGATCAAGCAGACACACCTCAAAGCCCGTCGCGGCTCTTATCGTCAGCTTCGCTTCGCGACCGACGAGAACCTGCACATCGCTATCGCTCGGTCGGACGCGCGGATCCGCGCATCGCGGCTGCTGCAGAACGATGTGATCTCCCGCGCGTTCGAGAGTGCGCAGAACAACCGCTTCATCGACTACGAGCTGCGTGTGCTCATGGCGGAGATCAACACGTTCATCGTTCACGAGTGCCGAGACATCGTGAACACCCTGTTCGTCGAGAGCGGCGTGGGCGGTGTCGGGGCCAAGTCCCGTCTCGCACGGATCTTCCGCGACATGGCGGTGGCAGCGAACCACATCATCATCGCCCAGAACCAACTTCCCTCCGTCGGCGCCTACTGGATGACTCGCGACATGGAAGGCGGTCCCTTCATCGACAATATCGAGATGTCCGCCATCTACCCGCCCCACCCGCAGTTCGCCGACCGGGCGAGCATCCGCGTCGACCTTCCCACCCGCAAGCGGTCATGA
- a CDS encoding ABC transporter substrate-binding protein: MNRSRRTLRRAALVAAVSIATASSVVGCTAVTPDTTPDAAVKTVLRSPGGDGPVDSITWNLGSGEPATLDPPNVPTYSAMAVVTSVCDSLLSVDESGAIVPGLASVTQESPLRAVFTLRADATFWDGAPLTTEDIVYSLNRAASPSSYLAPTFANVASISAISDTEVAIDFSAPDATFLPTMVGVGGVVMEKAFSEKAGEALGAPAGGLMCSGPFEISQWNVGTDIRLVKNKNYWNEERAAKVGDVRLTFITDTSALTQAMATGEVDGGWEIPASSIPALEAVDTGSLYYGNTTTIWSLRVASPDSILATDATLRQAFQQMIDRDAIAKTVFHGAARSWSTAISPNSWPASVRESTQKRTSAIADVRGYDPEKAKQLVEEAGAEGRKIELIVASGDETASQLGQLVQAQAEAAGLRVSIRALQPLEYAQAMYDPSVRGDSDLLLSSSGDIVQEPLASIRYYYLPDGLYNWDGYVDERLAGLFGEAVGELDEKRRTEITLDIQDRFEERAATISIVNPYQVNFVSDRLGGVIASSVYVNLPSLSFIGSAE, translated from the coding sequence ATGAACCGATCGCGCCGGACCCTGCGCAGGGCCGCACTCGTCGCCGCCGTCAGCATCGCGACCGCGAGCTCGGTGGTCGGATGCACGGCGGTGACGCCGGACACGACGCCGGACGCCGCTGTGAAGACGGTGCTCAGATCCCCGGGAGGGGACGGGCCTGTCGACTCGATCACCTGGAACCTCGGGTCCGGAGAGCCCGCCACTCTGGACCCGCCGAACGTCCCGACCTATTCGGCGATGGCCGTCGTCACCAGCGTCTGCGACTCCCTGCTCTCCGTGGACGAGTCGGGGGCGATCGTGCCCGGTCTTGCGTCCGTGACCCAGGAGTCCCCGCTGAGGGCGGTGTTCACCCTCCGTGCGGACGCGACGTTCTGGGATGGGGCGCCGCTGACGACCGAGGACATCGTTTACAGCCTCAACCGGGCCGCGTCGCCGTCGTCCTACCTCGCGCCGACGTTCGCCAACGTGGCGTCGATCTCGGCCATCTCGGACACGGAGGTCGCGATCGACTTCAGCGCCCCCGATGCCACCTTCCTGCCGACGATGGTCGGCGTCGGGGGTGTCGTCATGGAGAAGGCGTTCAGCGAGAAGGCCGGGGAAGCGCTCGGCGCCCCCGCGGGCGGTTTGATGTGTTCTGGCCCGTTCGAGATCTCCCAGTGGAACGTCGGCACCGACATCCGCCTCGTCAAGAACAAGAACTACTGGAACGAAGAACGAGCGGCGAAGGTGGGCGACGTCCGCCTCACCTTCATCACCGACACGAGTGCGCTCACTCAGGCGATGGCGACCGGTGAAGTCGATGGCGGATGGGAGATTCCCGCGTCGTCGATCCCGGCTTTGGAGGCCGTCGACACCGGGTCTCTGTACTACGGCAACACCACGACGATCTGGTCTCTCCGTGTCGCGAGCCCCGACAGCATCCTCGCGACCGACGCCACGCTGCGGCAGGCCTTCCAGCAGATGATCGACAGGGACGCGATCGCGAAGACGGTCTTCCATGGTGCCGCCCGGTCGTGGAGCACCGCGATCAGCCCCAACTCGTGGCCGGCCTCCGTGCGTGAGAGCACGCAGAAGCGGACGTCCGCGATCGCGGACGTCCGCGGCTACGACCCGGAGAAGGCGAAGCAGTTGGTGGAAGAGGCCGGAGCCGAGGGGCGGAAGATCGAGCTGATCGTGGCGAGCGGAGACGAGACGGCTTCTCAGCTCGGCCAGCTCGTTCAGGCCCAGGCGGAGGCCGCGGGCCTTCGCGTCTCGATCAGGGCGCTCCAGCCGCTCGAGTACGCCCAGGCGATGTACGACCCGTCCGTGCGTGGGGACAGCGACTTGCTTCTGAGCAGCAGCGGCGACATCGTGCAGGAGCCGCTCGCCTCGATCCGCTACTACTACCTGCCCGACGGCCTCTACAACTGGGATGGCTACGTGGACGAGAGGCTCGCGGGACTGTTCGGTGAGGCCGTCGGCGAACTCGACGAGAAGCGCCGCACCGAGATCACCCTCGACATCCAGGATCGCTTTGAGGAGCGCGCCGCGACGATCTCCATCGTCAACCCCTACCAGGTCAACTTCGTCAGCGATCGTCTGGGCGGGGTGATCGCCTCTTCGGTCTACGTCAACCTTCCGTCGCTCTCCTTCATCGGGAGCGCCGAATAG
- a CDS encoding flavin reductase family protein produces the protein MNTSTLRTPSLLDAQALRGAFSRFATGVTIVGFENHDGIHGLTVNAFTSVSLDPPLLLVSIQKTSRSHEPLMQQPFSVSILADTHAAAARSFASKDRAGAPDWDRSGRVPRIADAIGWFECEHWAQHDAGDHTLVVGRITDFGRTDGEPLLFFNGALSGLS, from the coding sequence ATGAACACGTCGACACTGCGGACCCCGTCCCTGCTCGATGCACAGGCGCTGCGTGGCGCGTTCTCGCGTTTCGCCACCGGCGTCACGATCGTCGGCTTCGAGAACCATGACGGCATCCACGGGCTCACCGTCAACGCCTTCACCTCTGTGTCGCTGGACCCCCCGCTGCTTCTCGTATCGATCCAGAAGACGTCCCGATCGCACGAACCGCTCATGCAGCAGCCGTTCTCCGTGAGCATCCTCGCGGACACGCACGCGGCGGCTGCGCGGTCCTTCGCCTCGAAAGACCGCGCAGGGGCACCGGACTGGGATCGCTCCGGTCGAGTGCCGCGAATCGCTGACGCGATCGGATGGTTCGAATGCGAGCACTGGGCGCAGCATGATGCGGGCGATCACACCTTGGTGGTCGGAAGGATCACGGACTTCGGGAGGACCGACGGAGAGCCGTTGCTATTCTTCAATGGTGCGCTCTCCGGACTCAGCTGA
- a CDS encoding RidA family protein: MVPGIADSVLDTATGLLYVSGVYAPYPEDDEHSIRLTFGALEEALHRGGATFADLIRVNVYIKHLDEEKLQAYRRVRDSILDPDQLPASTAVGVHSLYNDAVIEIDAIAAI; the protein is encoded by the coding sequence GTGGTCCCGGGAATCGCGGACAGTGTCCTGGACACTGCCACGGGGCTCCTGTACGTATCAGGCGTCTACGCTCCCTACCCCGAAGACGACGAGCACTCGATCAGGCTGACCTTCGGAGCATTGGAAGAGGCGTTGCACAGAGGCGGCGCGACCTTTGCAGACCTGATTCGGGTCAACGTTTACATCAAGCATCTCGACGAGGAGAAGCTTCAGGCGTACCGCCGCGTCCGCGACTCGATCCTCGATCCGGATCAGCTGCCGGCGAGCACGGCCGTTGGCGTGCACTCGCTCTACAACGATGCGGTGATCGAGATCGACGCGATCGCCGCGATCTGA
- a CDS encoding helix-turn-helix domain-containing protein yields MAADELGTRLRQARQSRSLSLRSVAQSLGVSPSLISQVETGKSQPSVSTLYALANLLEVSADDLLGMGSDHSRGSSAAVARSDVQRAGDGPVIEMENGVRWERLAMSQGGAVEALLITYDPGASSSVDGRLMRHAGIEYGYMLEGVLTLQLDFDTYELSPGDSLHFESSRPHLLANRGAVPARGVWFVIGRHDTPNV; encoded by the coding sequence GTGGCCGCTGATGAACTGGGAACGCGCCTGCGACAAGCTCGGCAGTCGCGAAGCCTGAGCCTCCGTAGCGTCGCGCAGTCGCTCGGCGTGTCGCCCAGCCTCATATCGCAGGTCGAGACAGGAAAGTCCCAGCCTTCCGTGTCCACCCTCTATGCCCTCGCGAATCTCCTCGAGGTATCGGCTGACGACCTGCTCGGCATGGGATCCGACCATTCGAGAGGCTCCTCTGCGGCCGTTGCGCGGTCCGATGTCCAGCGCGCGGGCGATGGCCCTGTGATCGAGATGGAGAACGGCGTCCGATGGGAGCGGCTCGCGATGTCGCAGGGCGGTGCGGTCGAGGCGTTGCTCATCACATACGATCCCGGCGCCTCCAGTTCGGTGGACGGGCGGCTCATGCGTCACGCTGGGATCGAGTACGGGTACATGCTGGAGGGTGTGCTGACGCTCCAGCTTGATTTCGACACCTACGAGCTGTCGCCCGGCGATTCGCTCCATTTCGAATCGTCGCGGCCGCATCTGCTGGCCAACAGGGGGGCGGTCCCTGCCCGTGGGGTGTGGTTTGTCATCGGCAGACACGACACCCCGAACGTCTGA
- a CDS encoding SDR family oxidoreductase has translation MENINERRAALTVRREIQMETTPAHPIGGRLVLLAGGTSASGLAAAKALLARGARVIIAGRNEEKLARCRRELPHVYVQRADLASEESVAELKARVDDMWGPVDGVFHLVGGWSGGGGLAAQTEEAFRLLETGLSALRHVSRAFDRDLRQSSAGRTAIVSSVVASRPTDGSANYATLKAAGETWMRAVDHGLRTHGAIGGGGARSFAAVFRVRSLDGVEEALGEAFAELWSRPIAPLEMVLTELHAS, from the coding sequence GTGGAGAACATCAACGAGAGAAGGGCCGCATTGACCGTACGAAGAGAGATTCAGATGGAGACCACCCCCGCGCATCCCATCGGGGGCAGGCTAGTGCTGCTCGCCGGGGGGACATCCGCTTCGGGACTTGCCGCCGCGAAGGCGCTTCTCGCCCGCGGCGCCCGAGTGATCATCGCCGGACGGAATGAAGAGAAGCTCGCTCGGTGTCGAAGGGAGCTGCCGCACGTGTATGTTCAGCGCGCGGACCTTGCGAGCGAGGAGTCGGTCGCAGAACTGAAGGCGCGAGTAGACGACATGTGGGGGCCGGTCGATGGGGTGTTCCATCTGGTCGGCGGATGGAGCGGGGGTGGCGGCCTCGCCGCGCAGACGGAGGAGGCATTCCGTCTGTTGGAAACCGGTCTGTCAGCCCTGCGGCACGTGTCGCGCGCGTTCGACCGTGATCTAAGACAGTCGTCGGCCGGCCGTACCGCGATCGTCTCGTCCGTCGTAGCTTCCCGCCCGACCGACGGCTCTGCGAACTACGCCACCCTCAAAGCAGCAGGCGAGACATGGATGCGCGCTGTCGACCACGGCCTTCGAACACACGGGGCGATTGGGGGCGGCGGGGCGAGGTCATTCGCAGCCGTGTTTCGAGTCCGGTCCCTCGACGGCGTCGAGGAGGCGCTTGGGGAGGCCTTCGCCGAGCTCTGGTCGCGTCCCATCGCTCCCTTGGAAATGGTGCTGACCGAGCTCCATGCGAGTTGA
- a CDS encoding acyl-CoA dehydrogenase family protein — protein MTQWGCSVIVVEHARHGRNSRPRRHEESAMAMTGIRPEIAAIVEKIDQLRPQLIAGGREADQNRRISREVFEAVAATGAFSISAPTKFGGLAANTREAHAVARAIGRGDGSLAWVDGILDSGAWVLSLMDERAQQDVWGDGLDSFISIVLATTSEAEPVEGGYRVTGKWGYGTGSMHATWSLLGIPLKNDAGEVVDAGLALIPTADLTYDDNWFVAGMKSTASVMQIAEDVFVPAYRVLPLTAAVEGGYLGDNPEAAYKTIFVPSLFMKLVGPHLGMGRAALDFVIEKAESKPIAYTGYAKQADSVLFQTAIAKATVDLTAAELVAAQVADEIYAGTETGYYAPYSERIEMRAKAAWVVETITNMIHDLMTAHGSGGFADVSPLQRIWRDQATASRHGHTLGASGYEAFGKVIFGREEDARFVLPIV, from the coding sequence TTGACACAATGGGGATGCTCCGTCATTGTTGTTGAACACGCGAGACACGGCCGGAACAGCCGACCGCGCCGCCACGAGGAGAGTGCCATGGCAATGACAGGAATTCGGCCCGAAATCGCAGCGATCGTCGAGAAGATCGACCAGTTGCGCCCTCAGCTCATTGCGGGCGGACGCGAAGCCGATCAGAACCGTCGTATCTCGCGCGAGGTCTTCGAGGCGGTCGCTGCGACGGGCGCCTTCAGCATCTCCGCTCCGACGAAGTTCGGCGGGCTTGCGGCCAACACGCGCGAAGCCCATGCTGTGGCACGAGCCATCGGTCGCGGTGACGGCAGCCTGGCGTGGGTGGACGGCATCCTCGATTCCGGCGCCTGGGTACTCAGCCTTATGGATGAGCGCGCACAGCAGGACGTCTGGGGCGATGGCCTCGACTCGTTCATCTCGATCGTGCTCGCAACCACCTCTGAAGCGGAGCCCGTCGAAGGCGGATACCGTGTCACCGGCAAGTGGGGCTATGGCACCGGCAGCATGCATGCCACGTGGTCGCTTCTCGGCATTCCGCTGAAGAACGACGCCGGAGAGGTCGTCGACGCGGGCCTCGCCCTGATCCCGACGGCTGACCTCACTTATGACGACAACTGGTTCGTCGCAGGGATGAAGTCGACGGCGAGCGTCATGCAGATCGCCGAGGACGTCTTCGTTCCCGCATATCGGGTCCTCCCGCTGACTGCCGCCGTGGAGGGCGGATATCTCGGCGACAACCCGGAGGCCGCCTATAAGACGATCTTCGTGCCGTCGCTGTTCATGAAGCTCGTCGGACCGCACCTGGGAATGGGACGCGCGGCTCTCGACTTCGTGATCGAGAAGGCCGAATCCAAGCCGATCGCCTACACCGGCTATGCGAAGCAGGCGGACTCCGTCCTCTTCCAGACCGCGATAGCCAAGGCGACCGTCGACCTCACGGCCGCGGAGCTCGTCGCGGCACAGGTCGCCGACGAGATCTACGCCGGGACGGAGACGGGGTATTACGCGCCTTACAGCGAGCGCATCGAGATGCGGGCGAAGGCCGCGTGGGTGGTCGAGACCATCACGAACATGATCCACGACCTCATGACCGCCCACGGATCGGGAGGTTTCGCAGACGTGTCGCCGCTCCAGCGGATCTGGCGCGACCAGGCCACGGCATCGCGCCATGGCCACACGCTCGGAGCGAGTGGCTACGAGGCATTCGGAAAGGTGATCTTCGGCCGGGAAGAAGACGCGCGCTTCGTCCTGCCCATCGTCTGA
- a CDS encoding helix-turn-helix domain-containing protein has protein sequence MERSIALLWELYANPEGLSASDLARRLDTQRTALYRLLRPFLRTQFIRRDDRKRYYLGFGITALARAVAEPIENLVRGSLQKLADDTDCSAMIIADTDGILVTVASAGPQRPGMHVAAPPGFVHENNDVALRAIDAGRGAAATDPLADAAGFSNAIGGLATTIALPLYVPIIGSDACILLASVTPFRLDDVLPLLSRAVDEVARSQHS, from the coding sequence GTGGAACGATCGATCGCCCTGCTCTGGGAGCTCTATGCGAACCCGGAGGGACTATCCGCATCCGACCTCGCGCGTCGACTCGACACGCAGCGCACGGCTCTCTACCGCCTCTTGCGACCGTTCCTGCGCACGCAGTTCATCCGCAGGGACGATCGTAAGCGCTACTATCTCGGATTCGGTATCACGGCGCTCGCTCGAGCGGTCGCCGAGCCCATCGAGAACCTCGTCCGAGGTTCGCTCCAGAAGCTCGCTGATGACACGGACTGCTCGGCGATGATCATCGCCGACACGGACGGCATCCTGGTCACCGTCGCGAGCGCCGGCCCGCAGCGTCCCGGCATGCATGTCGCCGCGCCGCCAGGATTCGTGCATGAGAACAACGACGTCGCTCTCAGAGCGATCGACGCAGGCAGGGGGGCTGCGGCGACCGATCCGCTCGCGGATGCCGCAGGATTCAGCAATGCGATCGGTGGACTGGCGACGACGATCGCGCTGCCCCTTTACGTGCCGATCATCGGATCGGACGCGTGCATACTACTGGCCTCCGTCACTCCGTTCCGGCTCGACGACGTGCTCCCCCTCCTCTCACGAGCCGTCGACGAGGTCGCTCGCTCACAGCATTCGTGA
- a CDS encoding acetate--CoA ligase family protein gives MSLAKLVPLITLVSPRRVVVVGASSTRPDATGNQVLRNLRGGGFTGRIDVLSRGDGTIEGIVPLADVSEAADVDLAVVTLRAGAVLPALRDLAAVGVKTGLVMSVGFTSDEIQAISDFSRSSGMHIHGPNCMGLINVHDRTMLWADEGILADLPAGNVAIVSQSGSGAIFVARSTSGVGFSHIVSTGNEAVLTTADYVRYLAEDSRTGVIALILESVYDSEGLARAVDAARKAGKPVVALKVGASDSGRAATLAHTGAMLSNRTVIDAYMEQIGVPLLSDYDELAAAIDLLARVDARAVGAGRTAIVTLSGGQAALAADLAEQVGATLARFSQETQRRLEEVLPDMHAINPLDAWGSADADDDTFRRTLQIVSEDEGVDVVLGVIDAQSSLSSIELEYEDDIVDAFTHLNTETEIPVLFASSSSMTVHPARVPTTPTDIPVLRGLRNALTAVRAASLVAGSGAGLPARPSSVPGTSIVGEIRDSLARTSGVLDRDTMRRVFDAYGINAVGSRSFGDVDEAVRWCERNGYPVVAKIDSPDITHRSDVGGVALDLQDEGQLRDAWKSILESAHRHRPDAVVRGIEVQRQILSGIEAFVGFVSDPDIGVAVGIGVGGVLVELLGDVEYAIAPFSADTARQLLDRTRLARLLSGFRNLHPVVDVEPLLDVLVKLSWLAEDMKDLLAEGDLNPVIIDPIGGTTFVVDALLVARARN, from the coding sequence ATGTCGCTCGCCAAGCTCGTCCCGCTGATCACGCTCGTTTCCCCGAGGCGAGTCGTCGTCGTGGGCGCTTCCTCGACCAGACCCGATGCCACCGGGAACCAAGTGCTCCGCAATCTCCGCGGCGGCGGTTTCACCGGCCGGATCGATGTTCTCAGCCGGGGCGATGGCACGATCGAGGGCATCGTGCCGCTGGCCGACGTGAGCGAGGCGGCCGACGTCGACCTCGCCGTCGTGACCCTTCGAGCAGGAGCCGTGCTCCCCGCGCTGCGTGACCTCGCGGCTGTCGGCGTCAAGACGGGGCTCGTGATGAGCGTGGGATTCACCTCCGACGAGATCCAGGCGATCAGCGACTTCTCTCGCAGCTCGGGCATGCATATCCACGGACCGAACTGCATGGGGCTGATCAACGTCCACGACCGCACCATGTTGTGGGCGGACGAGGGGATCCTCGCCGACCTGCCCGCCGGCAATGTCGCCATCGTCTCGCAGTCGGGGTCTGGCGCGATCTTCGTGGCGCGATCGACGAGTGGTGTCGGCTTCTCCCACATCGTGTCGACGGGCAACGAAGCGGTGCTGACGACCGCCGACTATGTGCGATACCTCGCGGAGGATTCCAGGACGGGAGTCATCGCGCTCATCCTGGAGTCGGTGTACGACTCCGAGGGTCTGGCTCGCGCGGTCGACGCCGCTCGGAAGGCCGGCAAGCCGGTCGTGGCGCTGAAGGTGGGAGCTTCTGATTCCGGGCGGGCGGCGACTCTCGCGCACACCGGAGCGATGCTCAGCAATCGAACGGTCATCGACGCGTACATGGAGCAGATCGGCGTGCCTCTTCTGTCGGACTACGACGAGTTGGCGGCTGCGATCGACCTGCTCGCCCGCGTCGACGCACGAGCCGTCGGAGCGGGGCGTACCGCGATCGTCACTCTCTCCGGGGGCCAAGCAGCTCTGGCTGCGGACCTGGCCGAACAGGTGGGGGCGACGCTGGCGCGCTTCTCGCAGGAGACCCAACGGCGCCTCGAGGAGGTACTCCCCGACATGCACGCGATCAACCCGCTCGACGCATGGGGAAGCGCGGATGCCGACGACGATACCTTCCGTCGCACTCTGCAGATCGTCAGCGAGGACGAGGGCGTGGATGTCGTACTAGGTGTCATCGATGCACAGTCGAGTCTGTCTTCGATCGAATTGGAATACGAAGACGATATCGTCGATGCCTTCACGCATCTGAACACTGAGACCGAGATCCCCGTGCTCTTCGCTTCCAGCTCCTCGATGACCGTCCACCCTGCCCGGGTGCCCACGACCCCCACGGACATCCCGGTGCTCCGCGGACTCCGCAACGCGTTGACAGCAGTGCGTGCGGCCTCTCTTGTCGCGGGCTCGGGCGCGGGACTGCCCGCCCGCCCATCGTCGGTTCCCGGCACATCGATCGTGGGCGAGATCCGCGACTCTCTCGCGCGCACATCGGGCGTGCTGGACCGAGACACCATGCGACGGGTTTTCGATGCGTATGGCATCAACGCCGTCGGATCGCGTTCCTTCGGCGATGTGGATGAGGCGGTTCGATGGTGTGAGCGCAATGGATACCCCGTCGTGGCGAAGATCGATTCTCCGGACATCACCCATCGTTCCGATGTAGGCGGGGTGGCGCTCGACTTGCAGGACGAGGGCCAGTTGCGCGATGCATGGAAGTCGATTCTCGAATCAGCACATCGCCATCGCCCTGATGCCGTTGTGCGCGGCATCGAGGTGCAGAGGCAGATACTCTCGGGGATCGAAGCCTTCGTTGGCTTCGTCTCGGACCCCGACATCGGCGTGGCGGTCGGTATCGGTGTCGGTGGAGTGCTGGTCGAGCTTCTCGGCGATGTGGAGTACGCGATCGCACCATTCTCGGCGGATACAGCGCGGCAGCTGCTCGACCGGACCCGTCTCGCTCGTCTGTTGAGCGGGTTCCGAAATCTGCATCCTGTCGTCGATGTCGAACCTCTTCTCGACGTCCTCGTGAAGCTCTCGTGGCTGGCGGAGGACATGAAGGATCTCTTGGCCGAAGGTGACCTGAACCCGGTGATCATCGACCCGATCGGAGGCACCACATTCGTGGTCGATGCGCTCCTCGTCGCTCGCGCCCGGAACTGA